The Diospyros lotus cultivar Yz01 chromosome 15, ASM1463336v1, whole genome shotgun sequence genome has a window encoding:
- the LOC127792216 gene encoding (-)-germacrene D synthase-like, translating to MALFTAQVEAEATRRSANYHPSIWGDRFLVYSAASATEGVDVSAEQRRHEELKDRIRSTLVITAASADFIDAIQRLGVAYHFEREIETALQRMKKTWHHRRPDDADDGVYGTALTFRLLRQQGFPVSSDVFKELKGREGQFKECLTRDVEALLSLYEAAHLRVRGEDVLDELVAFTTAQLESSLPDLGDALAGKVIHALNQPIRTGLTRVEARSYISLFEPKGHDDTLLLDFAKLDFNLLQKLHQRELSDITRWWKDLDVPKKLPFARDRVVECYFWIMGVYFEPQYELGRMILTKVIAMTSIIDDTYDVYGTFEELALFTDAVEKWHVGVTRQLPEYMRLCYEALLDIYNMIEEEMDKQGRSYAVDYAKLAMKKLVKAYFEEAKWFHQGYTPSMEEYIQVALVTGAYEMLSTNSFVGMGDFATQEAFDWVSSRPLIVRASSMICRLMDDMVGHKFEQERGHVASAVECYMEQYRASEQETMIEFEKQVRDAWKDINAEMLQPTAMPMPLLVRVANLAKVINAVYKNDDGYTHSGTKLKDFVTSTLIEAVPI from the exons ATGGCATTATTCACAGCGCAGGTTGAGGCTGAGGCCACCCGTCGCTCTGCCAATTACCATCCTTCCATTTGGGGGGATCGTTTTCTTGTTTATTCTGCTGCGTCTGCTACG GAGGGAGTGGATGTAAGCGCAGAGCAGCGGCGACATGAGGAGCTGAAAGACCGGATAAGATCGACGTTGGTGATCACAGCTGCTTCTGCCGACTTCATCGATGCCATCCAACGCCTGGGCGTGGCTTACCATTtcgagagagagatcgagacaGCATTGCAGCGCATGAAGAAGACCTGGCATCATCGACGGCCCGATGACGCCGACGACGGTGTTTATGGCACTGCTCTCACTTTCCGGCTGCTCAGACAACAGGGGTTTCCTGTGTCTTCTG ATGTGTTCAAGGAACTGAAGGGAAGAGAAGGCCAGTTTAAGGAATGCTTAACGAGAGATGTGGAGGCACTGCTAAGCTTGTACGAGGCTGCTCATCTCAGGGTGCGGGGAGAAGACGTCTTGGATGAGCTGGTCGCCTTCACCACTGCCCAGTTGGAGTCTTCCCTACCGGACCTAGGCGATGCTCTCGCCGGCAAGGTGATACATGCTCTAAACCAACCCATCCGGACGGGCCTGACAAGGGTAGAGGCAAGGAGCTATATCTCTTTGTTTGAGCCAAAAGGCCATGATGATACACTCCTCCTGGACTTTGCTAAGTTAGATTTCAACCTGTTGCAGAAGCTACACCAAAGAGAGCTCAGTGACATCACAAG gtgGTGGAAAGATTTAGATGTGCCAAAGAAGCTACCATTTGCAAGAGATAGAGTGGTGGAGTGCTACTTTTGGATAATGGGAGTTTATTTTGAACCCCAGTATGAGCTCGGTAGAATGATACTAACCAAAGTGATTGCTATGACCTCCATTATAGACGACACATACGATGTCTATGGGACCTTTGAAGAACTTGCTCTCTTCACTGATGCAGTTgaaaa GTGGCATGTGGGTGTTACACGTCAACTTCCAGAGTACATGAGGCTGTGTTACGAAGCATTGCTTGATATTTACAACATGATTGAGGAGGAGATGGACAAACAAGGGAGGTCTTATGCCGTCGACTATGCAAAATTAGCA ATGAAGAAGTTGGTGAAGGCCTACTTTGAGGAGGCCAAATGGTTCCACCAAGGCTACACTCCATCCATGGAAGAGTACATACAAGTGGCGCTCGTAACTGGTGCTTATGAGATGCTTTCGACCAATTCATTTGTTGGGATGGGTGATTTTGCCACCCAAGAGGCCTTTGATTGGGTGTCAAGTCGCCCTTTAATTGTTAGGGCTTCCTCTATGATATGTCGACTCATGGATGACATGGTTGGTCACAAG TTTGAGCAAGAGAGAGGGCACGTAGCCTCTGCTGTGGAATGCTACATGGAACAATATAGAGCATCAGAGCAAGAGACAATGATTGAGTTTGAGAAGCAAGTTAGAGATGCATGGAAGGACATTAATGCAGAGATGTTACAACCAACTGCAATGCCAATGCCTTTACTTGTGCGAGTCGCCAACCTTGCCAAAGTGATAAATGCTGTATACAAGAATGACGATGGCTACACTCATTCTGGGACCAAGCTTAAAGATTTTGTCACCTCCACACTTATTGAAGCCGTTCCAATCTAG